From Candidatus Methylacidiphilales bacterium, one genomic window encodes:
- a CDS encoding 4Fe-4S binding protein → MNTTTFRTDQEFFLDPQRCIGCHACEMACAECETNGQLPMIHVDYVDRFFTTQTSVQICMHCEDPVCAKACPADAITKDEFGIVHTANTARCIACSNCVNACPFGVPKKIEPMDLMMKCNMCYDRTSAGKKPMCATVCPSGALFYGTREEMGKRRPNSTPVNQFRFGKQSVKTKVNIMMPKGATELVVDEL, encoded by the coding sequence GGAATTTTTCCTTGACCCGCAGCGCTGCATTGGCTGCCACGCCTGCGAGATGGCCTGCGCCGAATGTGAAACGAACGGCCAGCTTCCGATGATCCACGTCGATTATGTGGACCGCTTTTTCACCACGCAAACCTCGGTGCAGATCTGCATGCATTGCGAGGACCCCGTGTGCGCCAAGGCCTGCCCGGCCGACGCCATAACCAAGGATGAGTTCGGCATCGTGCATACCGCGAACACGGCGCGTTGCATTGCCTGTTCCAATTGTGTGAACGCCTGCCCCTTCGGTGTGCCAAAGAAGATTGAGCCGATGGATCTCATGATGAAATGCAACATGTGCTACGACCGCACCAGCGCGGGCAAGAAACCCATGTGCGCCACGGTTTGCCCCAGCGGCGCGCTCTTTTACGGTACACGGGAGGAGATGGGCAAGCGGCGCCCGAACAGCACGCCTGTCAACCAGTTCCGTTTCGGGAAACAAAGCGTGAAAACCAAGGTCAATATCATGATGCCCAAAGGCGCCACGGAACTCGTGGTGGAT